TCTAGTGAGTAGAAACAAATCACAAGTTAGTGCAGTATAACGTGAAACTTTTTGTAATATTAATGGTTGGTCAGAAAactggacagacagacagctgtTGCTTGTgttattacattacaatacgAAGAGATATGCTGTCCAATCAGTGTTATCCCTCTGAGGGCTTCATATCAGCCCCTGAATTACAAAAATCACCCACCTTATTACCATGGTTATCCAGCAACAGTATGGTAGAAAAAGGTATGGAATCTATGCACAAATTTCAACAGATTTCTTGTCTATTACTTGGGTTCGTTACCAAATTGACAGAATAAGGAATAGACACATTCATGTACTTTACTTCCCCTCTTCCTACCTGTTACCCATAGTAGTTTCCaagaatattacatgtacacataatctCACAGAAATTGAAGGTTGAGTTCTCCACATTACCTTTTCCTTGGCTGCTTGTTTCAGAAATGGTCTGCATATAGTGAAAGCAGCTTCTATGTACCAGGGTTGATTAACGAAGTGAATCCCGGAAAACCTAGCTGGGAAACAGTCCtggaaaacaaattttaaacataTACATAACATGGTACATGATATCTATTTAGTATTCAGAGAAAGACTACCTGACAACATGATACATTGGTTTCtggtaaggccaaataaaaaaagttgggTTTTTTCTCTTTACAGTGACTTCTTAATCTTTAAGATACTCTATGATGGGGCACCCTAAGTGATCGGTCAACCCCTCTTGGTGAGGGTGGAACGACACAATGTATCTTGCATTCTAAGTGACTTCTGTAATCTGACAAAAACTGTATTTAAATCTACATCAggaaaaatttattttcaaaccgaataactgaccctgaaaataatgttttaccTGAAGTCCTTCGATAGTAAGTTTCATCAATCCAAGACTTAATCTTGAGGCTTGTTTGAAAGAAAATGCAGTCCAATCAACAATTATCACAAATCCATGTATCTGAGTTTCTTCTTCTTGAATGAGGTATTCCAGACTCAATAACAGAGCTCTGAAAATTTGAACGTACTGATACCTCCACACTTCCCAGTTCGCTGTATTCAGAATCAAGATCTTTCTTCCAAAGTGGTCAGTGTTGTCTAGAACTACTGGGAATCCATCCATTAATGCCTGGTACATATCTGGATCAGATGCCGTGAAATTTGCAAACAGTGCTCGGTATTTGACTTGTCGAAACTCAAAATACTTTCCAAACATCTTGAATGCTTCTAGTATATCAAACTTCCGTGCACGCAGAAAGCGTAAAATAAACGCATCGTCCGTACGAGTGAAATGAATGTCTGGTCTCGTGATCATCATGTCACGGACTGCCTGTATGTCATTTTCTCTGTTCTCTGGAATTTCGTTCAGTTCTTTTATGGCCTTAGCTTCTGTTTCTGGTAACAGTGTTCCACCCCAGGAAGCCATCTTGTTCTTTTTTTATGTGTATGTCAGAAGACTGATAGAATTCAGATATGTCCTAATTTCCTCCCTTCAGCAAGTCTTCATTAGAACTAGAAGGTATCTGACactaaataataaaaaagtacttttttaattacaaaaatattctCAGTCTTATGGGCAGCATTATACCAACATAGGCCTGTTTGACTGATTGCTATCATATATATACCTCAAGCAAGCCAAGGTCAAATGAAACATATGGATTTTGTAcactggtcattctacatcataatAATGATCATCTTTGCCATAGGTTTTGTGGTGCtcaaaatacgagtcaaaaggtacaaagttgacatttttaaCATAATGTCTGCACAAGTACAACGATATGCATACCTATaacaacatttatatatttaccaatatttttcttcaacaGCCAAGacaaatacaagtgacctaaggggccctgtcCCTACCAGTCAAAACACCAATTGTAACAAAACCCTTAGGCTAAGAGTTTGTTGTAACTGGTCTTTTGattcaaagtgacaaggccccttaggtcacttgtactttccctggttgaatgaagaaaattatagGGGGATCTTAATATCTAACTGTACACACTCTAGAAGTCTACATAACAACAGAGTTCCATACTATTGTTGATAGTGGATAAGTCTGTTATACTATAAATGCACCTGCACAGGAACGTACAAATAGCCTTGCCTACCAGTTGATTTTTTGAAAGAGGATATTTTAAAACTCCTTTTGCTATAAATGTAAGCATATAGGCAGTACTTATCTAATATACTGTTGTCAAAGTAGCAAGCTTTAAACCGTGCATGTATTTATACctgtgtgttgtttgttgtgAGTTTACTTAGACTATCGAGTCAGTTTGTATCTGcatatatgtatggttttgtgATTGTGTTCTGGGCTTGTCTATCCCTGCCTGCCTGTTTgattgtctgtgtgtctgtctgtctgcctgcctgtcagtctgtctgtgtgcgagtacgtacatacatgtacgttatgtatgtatgtatgtatgtatgtatgtatgtatgtatgtatgtatgtatgtatgtgtgtgtgcatgcgtgcatgtgtgtgtgcgtgagtgcatgcatgcatgcatgcatgtctgtgtgtgtgtgcatgtgcatacgtatgtgtgcgtgtgtgcatgcatgcatgtattactatgtagatgtatgtatgtatacatgtatgtatgtatggatgtatggatgtatgtatgtatgtatgtatgtatgtatgtattcatcatTAAATTAACAATCGAAAATAAAACGGAAAATGGAAGCAAAACTGAAAGAAACTCGATAGAAAATATGGCGTATTGAAAATCTGAAATGTCcgatatgtatataaaaattGCACATgcagataaaaatgaaatgaatgccGAACGGACATGTTTTCGCGAAAgcaatatttaatatattttcatgtttgaCTTTaggatatcaaatttcaaaacattttttttgaacaCAAAAGTGCCCATCCCATTGCCATgttatgcaaaatatgaccgCCACATTGCTCACCACACTACAACGACACGTTTGTTCATATGTTCAATGGCAGTCGAAATGTTACctgttattttttgtaaataataaataaaaataccaaaaatatgcaaccatttgcaaaatgaaataacagaTACGATTTATCTGTGCTCTGGTTCACTTGATAAATTATATACACAGAAGAAAGTGGCACACGACACAACATTTCGCTTACCTCAGCTCCGTACGTCGATATCACATTGCGATGCAGACAGTAGCGAAGATGACGTCATCGCTATCCGAGAAGGTTGTCTTCCGGGGGCAAAGGTCGCCAGTACGGTAACACCAGTCGAGGTCAGGCCAGGTTGTCGTGAGAGTAAATCGGCTGGAAACATCAGCATTTACCGGGTACATTTGTAGGAAATCCGTACTTCATCAACGGGAGTTATCTGTGGTAAAAAAAATTAGATTTCCTCGACGCCTCGACGCCGATGAAGGTAAGTTCTGCGATCAGAATTTTGCCAAGTGAGAGTTGCCGGGGAGTGCTGTCTAGCATCGTAATTCGAAAGCGAAAATAGGGCAACCACCCaacaatatcaaaactttgtTATTTCGTGGGTGACCGTTTAATCGTGAAATTTGatgcagaaaaaaatgaatgatatgTACGATCAGATGACGAACTGTTTGATGTTATTCGACACGGTAAGCTTTGCTTTTTATAATGGACTGTAAAAACAGTCTGTGGTGCAATGCAATGATCACACCATGGATGTGACCACGTCATCAAAACGTAAACGAACTGAAATTTTCATCATTATCGAACATTATTTTCTGGATCTTAGTATATTTTGatccataatttacatattttgctGACAAAAATATGTGTTGTAATTTTGTATACTACTGACTGACATGCAACCAGGTTACCTACTATACATCATTATATGTACTTACTAGTTCTACAGACAACTGACAAGGTAATACTGTGCTAGTACTATTagacataaacacatacatatactaatacatgcagacaggcaggcatccatccatccatacatacatacatacatacatacatacatacatacattatacatacatacatacatacatacatacatacatacatacatacatacatacatacatacacacacacacacacacacacacacacacacaaacatacatacatacatacgtacgtacgtacgtacatacatacatacatacatacccatacGTCATGTATATGGCACAACATTGCAGTATACTGTATTGCTAGTTGTACACATGCTTTGCCATGACTAGTACATAATACAGTAACTATCTGATTATTACTCTGTGTTAAATGACGTGATGTACATATCTTACTTCATCTTAAATGTGATAAACTCTGTAATAGGACAAATTTGgcatttcttttcattcaaattttacTGTAAGTGAAATTGTATGTATGAACTATGATTGTGATAATAACTATAAACATATTTGGTCATAAATGTAACATTGTGGTCATACACATAAAagtaacaagaaatgtcagacTATCTGCAAATACCAGACTACATTGTAGTTAAAATAGCTTTAGGGACATGTTagtgaaaaaaaacattgtggtATCTGCAAAGGATGACCTTAGAGTAAATGTGTAGAGACAACCAATAGGGATATAGCTAGAATAGAGTACAACAGTTTTTTGGCAAACTGACAGTTTTTAGAATAAACATTAACATATTGACCAGCATTTGAAAAGTGGTTACATACCCatagaaaaaaatggaaaatgttaTGATTATACCTACATGCAAGTATAAACAATACTGAGCAGAATACTGGCAATTTAAAAGGCTTGACATTGTGTCAagcaaaatgataatttttagACTAGAGTAAAACTTTGCataatgacaacatttcaaaaggtaaaatttttcattcatttctcATTTTCTGTCTTATTACACTAGATAGCTGACAAAATGGTGTCACTTTGAATGACTTCAAAAACTAAATAACACACATCATGGCAGAAAATATTACTCTACAACCAAAGGAAGACTTTGTCAGTTCTTTGTCTCCAGAACTTCTAGAAAAAGCTGAGAAAGAACTCAACGAAAAACCTCAATGGAGACAACGAGATATTGACGCACTACGAGACATGCTGGAGAAACGACCTGATATTTACTTCCGTTCCGATGATGCCTTTTTGTTGCGCTTTCTCAGAGCCAAAAAATTT
This Glandiceps talaboti chromosome 13, keGlaTala1.1, whole genome shotgun sequence DNA region includes the following protein-coding sequences:
- the LOC144444137 gene encoding clavesin-2-like, producing the protein MASWGGTLLPETEAKAIKELNEIPENRENDIQAVRDMMITRPDIHFTRTDDAFILRFLRARKFDILEAFKMFGKYFEFRQVKYRALFANFTASDPDMYQALMDGFPVVLDNTDHFGRKILILNTANWEVWRYQYVQIFRALLLSLEYLIQEEETQIHGFVIIVDWTAFSFKQASRLSLGLMKLTIEGLQDCFPARFSGIHFVNQPWYIEAAFTICRPFLKQAAKEKIFLHGNNLTTLHTHIHKEILPTELGGLLPAVNIGKFARELLRQNFEINFGVSTPEPSEKSNTTTITRSMSVPLPNENYEHQNGQCDNQDSKMEFLLKFD